From the genome of Leishmania infantum JPCM5 genome chromosome 34, one region includes:
- a CDS encoding DNAj-like protein translates to MSTALGMEPEVVSSSASSSSELEEPTVDPRDVGTDAGNRSPELSLNTATASASGLAWPNNLNVNKISGVRAGATDKLQGGTSAHRGVNGATARFTDPKDENGFTVFSRRPTGAGAAATGLSQQQTSPTSTLAPNVSNGSGVSSGHALRSSANASGATANDERPGVMEFAKNLSERHLRCALCAKVVVDVVLIGAHASVACRRCALALPGTHITELPRPLREVLRALKAAAGLPEPNDDFVGDRRILRAKRPFPVSATQPNGTEPTVKEETAAVASPGSPAPAAATSTAAMQAVLAELTDAEMAERHQIGSAEASSRAEITTRRSVAIAARAAPAAAAGKPNGVSSRQYKLEADRKYENAEYVAALELYTKAIKLQPMDHQSNVKFLYGNRSAAHYMAQRYNECIEDCLEVVRLDPGSVKMLSRAARSACTMGNLKRAVEIMESTPKDRLTSDMEAELARYKSGLEAYRHAERCFGTPEGDEQYRMLVAQFSDTVPFRVRSAESLREQRHYMRAVEVLEALSYSTRTPAACRIMSECLYLSGFEYFERARKCIVDAAQLDDACNELLKKIDAVDDGKQKGNSNFNKKNYGPAAEYYTVAIQAAADNDQVLRVLYCNRAAAYKELGRYREGVEDCTKTLQIDKEFYKAYARRARCHEHLGDHFAAVRDFKKAIEYDGTDRELARELRAAEQNLAKEAEKERDFYFQLGVSRTATEREIKLKYRELSLRWHPDKCIGLDEVERERAEHKFKIISEAYATLVDAVKRREYDAKQDRERFTRAGGFNFSSTYSGGSANDYYRGRHRAGGNGFW, encoded by the coding sequence ATGAGCACCGCCCTTGGAATGGAGCCGGAGGTGGTGTCTTcatcggcctcctcctcgtctgaGCTGGAAGAGCCCACCGTTGACCCGCGCGACGTCGGCACCGATGCGGGGAACCGCTCGCCAGAGCTGTCGCTGAAcacggccaccgccagcgcgagCGGCCTGGCCTGGCCAAACAACCTCAACGTCAACAAGATCAGCGGCGTCCGAGCTGGCGCGACAGACAAGCTACAAGGTGGAACTTCTGCCCATCGCGGTGTCAACGGCGCCACAGCTCGATTCACGGACCCGAAGGACGAGAACGGCTTCACCGTTTTCAGTCGCCGCCCgaccggcgccggtgccgccgcgacaggactgtcacagcagcagacgAGCCCTACATCCACCTTGGCGCCGAACGTCAGCAATGGAAGCGGGgtcagcagcggccacgcaTTGCGCAGCTCGGCTAACGCAAGCGGCGCCACGGCCAACGATGAGCGTCCAGGGGTGATGGAGTTTGCCAAGAACCTCTCCGAGCGACACCTCAGGTGTGCTTTGTGCGCCAAGGTGGTGGTAGATGTTGTGCTCATCGGGGCGCATGCGTCGGTAGCGTGCCGGCGTTGCGCTCTGGCCTTGCCAGGTACCCACATCACAGAgttgccgcggccgctgcgagaggtgctgcgagcgctgaaggcggcagcgggacTGCCTGAGCCAAACGACGACTTTGTGGGCGATCGCCGCATTCTGCGCGCGAAGCGACCGTTTCCAGTGAGCGCCACGCAGCCCAACGGCACAGAGCCGACGGTAAaagaggagacggcggctgTCGCTTCGCCCGGCTCGCCGGCtccggctgctgccaccTCCACAGCGGCGATGCAAGCGGTCTTAGCGGAGCTGACGGATGCCGAGATGGCCGAGCGCCACCAGATCGGTAGCGCGGAAGCCTCTAGCCGCGCGGAGATCACGACGCGCAGAAGCGTTGCCATCGCAGCGCGagccgcaccggcggcagctgccgggAAGCCTAACGGCGTCTCGAGCCGACAGTACAAGCTGGAGGCGGACCGCAAGTATGAGAACGCGGAGTACGTCGCTGCGTTGGAGCTGTATACCAAGGCAATCAAGCTGCAGCCGATGGATCATCAGTCGAACGTCAAGTTCCTCTACGGCAACCGTAGTGCTGCCCACTATATGGCGCAACGGTACAACGAGTGCATTGAGGACTGCCTCGAGGTAGTGCGCCTGGACCCGGGCAGCGTGAAGATGCTGTCGCGCGCCGCTCGCTCTGCCTGCACGATGGGAAATCTGAAGCGTGCCGTGGAGATCATGGAAAGCACGCCGAAGGATCGCTTGACCAGCGACATGGAGGCGGAGCTTGCCCGGTACAAGAGCGGCCTCGAGGCGTACCGCCACGCCGAGCGTTGCTTCGGCACTCCGGAAGGCGATGAGCAGTACCGGATGTTGGTTGCTCAGTTCAGCGATACCGTGCCGTTTCGAGTTCGAAGTGCCGAGTCGCTGCGGGAGCAGCGCCACTACATGCGCGccgtggaggtgctggaggcgctctCGTACTCCACGCGCACCCCGGCTGCGTGCCGCATCATGAGCGAGTGCCTCTACCTCTCCGGCTTCGAGTACTTTGAGCGGGCGCGGAAGTGCATCgtggacgcggcgcagctggacgACGCCTGCAACGAGCTTCTGAAGAAGATTGATGCCGTTGACGACGGTAAGCAGAAGGGCAACTCAAACTTCAACAAGAAGAACTACGGCCCGGCGGCCGAGTACTACACGGTCGCTATTCAGGCCGCCGCTGACAACGAtcaggtgctgcgcgtgctctACTGCaaccgcgccgccgcgtaTAAGGAGTTGGGCCGCTACCGGGAGGGCGTCGAGGACTGCACCAAGACGCTGCAGATCGACAAGGAGTTCTACAAGGCGtacgcgcgccgcgcgcgctgccacgAACACCTCGGCGACCACTTTGCCGCCGTGCGGGACTTCAAGAAGGCGATCGAGTACGACGGCACCGACCGCGAGCTGGCCCGGGAGCTGAGAGCGGCAGAGCAGAACCTGgccaaggaggcggagaaggagagggacTTTTACTTTCAATTAGGTGTCTCTCGCACCGCGACAGAGCGAGAGATCAAGCTCAAGTACCGCGAGCTctcgctgcggtggcaccCGGACAAGTGCATTGGCCTGGATGAGGTCGAGCGCGAGCGGGCCGAGCACAAATTCAAAATTATCAGTGAAGCGTACGCCACCTTGGTGGATGCCGTGAAGAGGCGCGAGTACGACGCGAAGCAGGATCGCGAGCGCTTCACGCGTGCTGGCGGGTTCAATTTCTCCTCCACAtacagcggtggcagcgcaaACGACTACTACCGCGGTCGtcaccgcgccggcggcaacGGCTTTTGGTAG